In Fusobacteria bacterium ZRK30, the DNA window ATGCATTGGCGATTGATTTTCCAATGGAAGTTTTTCCCACTCCTGGAGGTCCTACTAAACAAAGGATAGCGCCACTTACAGTTCCTGTTTTCATAATAGTACTAATAAATTCCAATATATTACTTTTTACATCCTGTAACCCATAATGGTCTTCATCTAATTTTTTTCTCGATTTATTTATATCCAAACTATCTTTTGAATAGATCCCCCACGGTAACTCAGCTATGGCTAAAAGATAGGATCTTACCACATTGTGTTCCGGTGAATGGCTGTCCAATAATTTTAATTTTTCAATTTGCTCTTCCACAGTTTTTAAAGCTTCCTCACTTAGAGTTTTTCCTTCTAATATTTGCAGTATTTTTTCAACTTCAGTCTCTTTATCATCTTTTTCCATTCCTAATTCTTTTTTTATCAACTTTAATTGTTCCCTTAAAAAATATTCTTTTTGCTGTTTACTTACTTTTTCCTCAATTTGTTTTTGAAGTTTTTGCTGAAGATGCGATATTTCTAATTCTTTTTTCAGCATTGTTAACAGCAGTCTGCTCCTCTTGGCCAGATCCCACTCTTCCAAAACTTCCTGCAGGTTTTTATTTTCAGTTTTAAGCATAGATGTAATAAGATCCATGAGTACACCTGGTTTTTCATAATTCACCTGAGTCATCAGTAACTTTAGTTCTTCCTGTAGGATCGGATTAACCTTAAAAATTTCCTTTAAAGATGACATGATTGCCAGCATATAAGCTCGTATTTCATCATTTGGAGGACCCTCCTCCCCTTTATCATATTTTACATTCCAGACTGTATTAGGTTCTTTTTTGATTACTTTTAATAGTTCAAATCTATTTAATCCCTGAACTATTATCTGAATTGTATTAGCTGAAAGTGGTGTTATCTTATGTATTTTTACCACTGTCCCAACTTCATATAACTCTGATTTAAAAATATCAAATTGATTTAATTCCTTTACAAAAACTAAACCTAATAATTTATTTTCTGTTTCCTCTACCATTTTGATAGTTTTTAAAAAAACCTCCCCTGAAAAAGTTATAGGGATCATAATGTTTGGAAATATTGGTCTTGTTAGCATTGGCAAAATCGTTAAATTTTCTGGCAAGATGTGCTCTACATTAATTAATTGACTATCATTTTCTTGAGCATACATGGTCAGTCCCCCCCCTTATGAATCATTTTATTTGATTAATAGACTATACTTTATTTACTTATAATTTCCTATTAAATTAATTAAAAAATTTATATTTAATTCTATATAAATTTCCAGAAAAATAAAATAACAGCCTTATTCTTATTTTTTCTCGGGTATGTTTGTTTTACATCAATAAATATAGTATAATAAGTTAAAATGTTTATCAACAATTTAGGAGGAATATCATGAAATTTATTATTTCAAGAGACAAACCAGCCCTGATATACAAGGGAACTGAAATTACGTATAAAGAATTAGTAAGAAGAATTTTATATTATTCAGATATGTTAAAATTAGAACATCCAGAGGATAAGGTATTAGTATTTTTAGAAAACCGGCCTGAGATCGCATATGCTGTATTTTCAATCTGGGAAAAAAAAGGAATTTCCATCAATGTAGATGCTGGAAGTAGTGCTGCTGAAATCGCATATTTTTTAACCGATGCACAACCAAAGTATCTATATACCAGTAATAAAAACTTAGAAGTTGCTGCAGAAGCACTTAAAATATCCGGATTGGATATCCCTATCATCAATTTAGATGAAGTAAAAGTTCCTGAAAATTTTATAGGTAAAAAAGACTATATTGAAGCTCCTGTGGGAGATCGAACTGTCCTACTTCTTTATACTTCAGGTACTACTGGAGATCCTAAAGGAGTTATGCTTACTATGGATAACCTCCTTTCCAATATCGATAATATTGCTAAAGTTGGTTTATACCGTGAAGTTGATCGAATCTTAGCCCTTTTACCTATGCACCATGTCCTTCCACTTATGGGAAACTTGATCCTCCCTATAAAGATTGGAGGTACAGTTATTATCTTAGATGATCTCTCCTCTGCTGCCATTAAAGGTGCATTGCAGGAATATAAGATTACATTATTTATAGGAGTTCCTAGATTATGGGAGATGTTTCATAAGGGAATAATGGAAAAAATAAATGCTAACTTCATCCCTAGAACACTATTTAAAATTGTTTCTAAAACAAACAATATAGAACTTGGTAGAAAGATATTTAAAAAAGTGCAAGATGGATTTGGCGGACACATGCATATTATGGTTTCTGGAGGAGCTAAGATAGATCCACAGATCGTTAAAGATTTTAATACTCTGGGATTTAGAATGCTAGAAGGTTACGGTCTTACTGAAACATCTCCAATCCTTACATTTAACAGATATGATGATATAAGACCCGGATCTTGTGGTGGAGCACTTCCAGGAATCGAATTAAAAATAGCTGATGATGGCGAAATTATTGCCCGTGGAAAAAACGTAATGAAGGGGTATTATAACAAACCGGAAGCTACAGCAGAAGTAATAGACAAAGATGGCTGGTTCCATACAGGAGATTTAGGGGAGATAAAAGACAGTTACCTTTACATTATAGGTAGAAAAAAAGAGATGATTGTCCTTCCAAACGGGAAAAATATCAATCCGCAAGATATAGAAAACAGTATTATGAAAAAAACTAATTTAATTTCTGAATTAGCTGTTACTGAGCATAAAAGCCATCTAGTTGCAATTGTATATCCAAATTTTGCAGTTATTGAGCAGGAAGGCATAAAAAATATAAGTGAAGCTATCAAATGGAATGTTATAGATCCATATAATATCGAAGCTCCTAGCTATAGAAAAATATTAGATATCAAAATTGTGCAGGAGGAACTGCCTAAAACAAGGCTGGGGAAACTTAGAAGATTTAAATTAAAAGACCTGTTAGAGGATAAAAAAAGAGTTGTAGAAAAAATAACAGAACCAACTACAAAAGAATACTTAATATTGAAAAAATTCATAGAAAATTTAAAAGGAGTATCTTCTACACCAAAAGACCATTTTGAATTAGATCTAGGGATGGATTCATTGGATTTTGTAGAGTTATTGTCATTTGTTGGAAATACATTCAATATTATCATCATGGAGGAAGAGCTTTCTCAGTACCCTACTTTATTTGATCTGTCTAAATTTTTACATGACAAGGGAGTAGAAATTACAGAGAAGGAAAATGACTGGTCTAAAATACTAAATAAGGATATTGATGTTTTTATACCTAAATCTAGTGCAGCCTTAAAATTTGCAAAGTGTATCTTGACTCCATTTTTTAAGGGATATATTAAAATAAATAAAAGCGGTTTAGATAATATAACTAATCAGCCGGCAATCTTCATAGGAAACCATCAAAGTTTCTTAGATGGTTTTATACTCAATACAGCTATGAACAAGAAAATTTTAGAAAATACCTATTACCTAGCTATATCTAAACATTTTAACGGTTCATTGAAAAAATGGGGTGCTGACCATGGAAATATAATTCTTTTAGATTTAGATAATAACTTAAGTGAAACTTTACAAACTGCTGCTATGGTTCTTCGTCAAGGAAAAAATTTAGTTATATTCCCTGAAGGGGCTAGAAGCAGGGATGGGGAGATGGCAGAATTTAAAAAAGCCTTTGCTATACTAAGTAAAACTTTAAATATACCAGTTCAGCCATTTGTTATTGATGGTGCTTATAAATCTATGCCTATTGGAAGTAAGTTTCCAAAACCCACAAATGTTGACTTAGCATTCCTTCCGCCTCTATATCCTAAAGATTTAGAGATCGATGAAATTGTAAAAAATAGTGAAAACCTAGTTAAAAAATACCTAGAAAAGAATTAAGCTTTGATTTTTTTGAGGAAGTAAAAAAATTTAAATAATACAGCAAGATTGTTATTTAATTCACTTTGTAAGAAAGTTTTAATAAAAAGAGAAATTCCTATTAATTAGTAGGGGTTTCTCTTTTTATTTGTTATAAACCAACTCTTTTCTACAACAAAAACGTTATCCGTTCCTAACGTTTTCGACATCAAAATCAAAATATTTTTTTCACTAACTCCCAACCGGACAAATTTCGCTCTGTCCTAAAAACAAATAAAGTGTTTCTTTTCAGGTTTGACATCTTATTTGTAGGGTGCTATCCTTTAATTGTTACCAATGATAAAGACTATCGTTCCAATTATTCAGATCGAATTTCAATTATTTTAAATTGTATTTAAACGGAGGTATTTTATGGAAAGTTTTATTAATCAGTTAAATGGTATTATTTGGTCACCGCTGCTTGTCTATCTTTGTCTGGGAGCAGGACTCTTCTTCACTTTAAAGATTGGAGGAGCACAATTTTTTATGGTAAAAGAGATGATAAGATTATTATTAGGAAAAGATGTTAAGCCAGGAGAGAGATCCAAAGATTCAATAAGTGGATTTGAGGCAATGTGTATGTCGGTTTCTGGAAGGGTAGGAACAGGTAATATTGCAGGAGTTGCTACAGCTATTGCTTTAGGTGGACCGGGATCTATCTTTTGGTTATGGGTTATCTCACTTCTAGGTGCAGCTTCATCATATGTTGAATCTACATTGGGTCAATTATATAAAGAACAAATCGAAGGAGGATACAGGGGAGGTCCAGCTTACTACTTTAAAAAAGGTTTCTTAGGTGGTAAAGCTTGGTATGGTAACTTATTTGCTGTTGTAACTGTAGCCGGTATGTCACTATTTATGCCTTCTGTACAATCTAATGTAATTGCAGGATCTATGCAGACAGCTACTGGAATCCCTACATGGGTAACTGGATTAGCGATTGTTACATTATTATCGATAATTATATTTGGTGGTGCAAAAAGAATAGCGAAATTTGCCGGTGTTGTAGTTCCATTTATGGCTATAGCTTATATCATCGTAGCTCTTATAGTACTCGCTTTAAATGCTGGAGATATTGTTCCATCATTAGTATTAATCGTTAGATCTGCATTTGGTCAAGAAGAAGCCTTTGCCGGTATCGTAGGTAGTGCTGTTATGTGGGGAGTTAAAAGAGGAATTTACTCCAATGAAGCTGGTCAGGGTACCGGTCCTGCATCTGCCGCTGCTGCAGACACTTCACATCCTGCTAAACAAGGATTAATTCAAGCTTTCTCTATCTATATAGATTCTGTATTTGTATGTACTGCAACTGCATTGATGATCATCATCACTGGCGCTTACAAAGTTTTCAGCCCTACTGGAAAAGAGATCTACTCTGGATTTGGATCTTCTGCTGAGATGACTGCCTCTACAATTGGACCACTTAATACAACTGCAGCATTGGATGCTGGTATTGGTTATGGAGCATATATCGTAGCAATAGCTATCATGTTCTTTGCCTTTACAACAATATTAGCCTATTTCTGGAATGGTGACTCAGCTGCAGTCTATCTATTTGGAGATGAAGCTTCTGGTAAAAAAATTAGAAAGATATTAACTATCGTATTTTTAGGATTCACATTCTTAGGTACAATTATGTCTGGTGGTATGGCTTGGACATTGGGTGACATTGGTGTAGGAATGATGGCATGGGTTAATATAGTAGGTATTTTAGTTATGTATAAACCGACTATAATATGTCTAAAAGATTATAAAGCTAGAATGAAAAATGGAACCCAAGATGACTGGGACTTCAATCCAAATGAAATTGGAATTCAAGGAAGCTTTAAACTCTGGGATGACATAAGAATAGAAGGCAGAGATTTAGAACCAGCCGAGGTAGAATTAGAGATCTCGTAATATTAAAATTTAAAGCCATAAACAAAATCATTTGTTTATGGCTTTTTTATTGTATAATTATACTAGAAAAAATAATTAGGAGGAGTAAATATGAGTGATTTTAATGAACGTGCAAAAGATTGGGATACAGAGTCAAAAATAGAGCGTAGCAATGCAATTGCCAAATCAATAAAAAACAATATAAAATTAAAGAAAAATATGAACATTTTAGACTTTGGATGTGGTACCGGACTTCTAATTTTCCCATTAATAGAGGAAGTCGGAGCAGTCCATGGGATAGATTTGGCTTCTAATATGTTAGATATTTTAAATGAAAAAGGCAAAAATCACAAAAATTTAACCACAGAACTTACAGGAATATTTGACATCACCTCAACCTTTGACCTGATTATGAGTTCTATGGTTATGCACCATATTGAAGATATATCAAAATTAGCAAAAAAACTATATGATTCTTTAAACCCTAATGGGATGATAGCTATCGCAGATCTAATGGAAGAAGATGGTTCATTTCATGATTCATTAGATGGAATTTATGCCTTGGGATTCTCAAATGAATTTTTAGAGAAAATTTTTAAAGGTGCAGGATTTAAAGAGATAAAAATAGTTGAAAATATTTTTATTATGGAAAAAAACAATAAAAATTATCCGTTATTCTTACTTGTAGGGAAAAAATGATAAAAAAATATAAAATAGTTATTGGAAATAAAGAACGTGAACTGAGTATAATAAAGAAAAAGAAAAAAAATATCTCCCTTCAGGTAAAACCATCTATGGAGATCATCTTAAGTATTCCTATAAGAATATCCTACTCCTACGGATTAAAATTAATAGAAACAAAATCTGCATGGATAGAGGAAAAATTGGAAAAATATGCCTCTGTACTTGATAACTCAGGGATCTATTATCTGGGTAAACTCTATTCTTTGAAGAGAGAAAAATCCGAGGTTCCCATAAAAATAATGGGACAAGATATAATTTTTAATGACTCAGAAGAGTTTGATTTCCATTTAAATGAATGGTATCATCAAAAAATAAAAAGGATTTTAGAGGGATATCTCGAAAAATATACTAAACTTATGAAACTTTATCCAAAGAAAATAAAGATTAAGCCATTAAAATCTGCATGGGGAATATGCTATTCCAGCGGAACTATTACTTTTAACCTTAATCTTGTAAAAATACCACTAAATATTATTGAATATTTGGTGGTACACGAACTAGGTCACCTAAAACATCCTAACCATTCCAAGGAATATTGGGAATATATAGGCAAATATATAGAAGATCCAAAATCTCACCGTAGATGGCTGAGAAAAAATGGATATAAATTTATATAAGGGGGAAACCTTATGGGATAGATGAACTTATTAAAAGAAAAGAAGAAGTTGCATACAGAATAATCAAAGGGGATTTTAAAAGTAAGATCCCCTTTAGTATTACCGAAAAAAGAATTAATAAGATATTTAAAGTTAAGGGAAAACGATATGAAAGACATAAAATTATAGATTCAAACTTTACATATGCTGACAATCAATGGATAAAACATCTATTTGAACATCGCTGTTTTAATTGTGGGAGTAAAAAAAACCTGCAAATAGATCATCATATGCCCCTATCCCTGGGATATGGATTGAAAATAGGTGATATGTATAACGCAGTTCTCCTCTGTAAGAGGTGTAATAATCAAAAGAGCAGTCTCCTACCTACAAAGTTCTATACGCCATCCCAGCTTAAAATTTTAGAAACAGTTTATGATATTTCTACTCATAAAAACAAATATACAGACAATTATAAAAATATAGATATTGAAAATATCATAGATCTCTACGAGAAATCCCTTAAAGATAAAGCACTACTATATTTAGATTATTTGGATTATTTATGGAACCAGAAAAAAACATCTAAATACAGATTAAAAAAAGGGAATTTTTATAAGGTCTACTATACCAATGAACAAAGACTTCAAACAATCTGCGGTAAAATAAAATATAATTTTTTGTTAGGGAAACTAGATATAGACAGTCGAAAAGTACGTTTAAGAGATATTAAAGGGGTGATCTTATGGAGATGTCATTAAAGATATTATTTAATACTATCGGTGGATTAAGCATCTTCCTCTATGGGATGTTTCGAATGTCTGACAGTATACAAAAATTAGCAGGGCAAAAACTAAGAAATATCATAAATAGTATGACTTCTAATAGAATCATGGGGTTGGGAGTAGGAGCTACTATCACTGCTATTATTCAGTCTTCATCTATCACGACGGTTATGGTCGTGGGGTTTGTAAATGCAAATCTTATGACCCTGAGACAGGCTATAGGTATAATTTTAGGTGCAGATATAGGAACTACTATTACAGGATGGCTCTTAGTTTTAAAAATCGGTAAATACGGCTTACCTATAGCAGGAATCGGTATCTTTCTTTTTCTTTTTCATAGATCATCCAGGTGGAAGCAAAGGGGTAATTTGATCTTAGGAATCGGAATGATTTTCTTTGGATTAGAACTAATGAAACTTGGAATTAGACCCCTTAAAGATCTTCCGGCATTTATAGAGCTATTTAGTAAATTTGAAGCCTCCAATTTTCAAGGTGTTATTTTATCTGCTGTTATGGGAGCATTCCTTACAGCTATTTTACAATCATCTTCAGCCACTGTAGGAATAACTATGGCTATGGCAAGTCAAGGTCTTCTAAGTCCTAACAGTGCCGTAGCTCTGGTCCTAGGAGAAAATATCGGAACTACTATCACTGCTTTTCTAGCATCTCTTACTGGATCTACCAGTGCTAAAAAGGCAGCTTATGCCCATATCAGTATAAAGATAATTGGAGTTTCAATTATTATTCCACTATTTTTTTTCTATGTAAGGTTTATTGCTTCCATAGCCAGCCCAGAGGAAGATATCGTTAAATATATTGCAATTTCCCATACTTTATTTAATGTTTTCATCGCCTTATTATTTTTACCATTTACAACTAAATTAGAAAAATTACTTAATTATATTATTCCAGAAAGTCAACAAAATTTAAATTTAGAAATTGATGACGATAACCTAGCTAAAGTTCCATTTATTGTTTTAGAAAAATCTAAACTTTTAATCTCCAGGATGAACGATATATATTCACAAGCTTTTCATGATTTTGGAATACTTATCTCAAATGATTTTGAGAAGTGTGATAGATGTGTAGATGGATTGTTTAAAGCTGAACAAGAATTAGACGAGATTCAGATCATCATAACCGATTCATTGACCTCTGTTCTCAGACACAGTGATTCCAATAAATCCGTCCTAGAAGTAAGATACCATTTAGAGTTAGCAGATTTTTATGAATCTTTAGGAGATTATGAAGCTAGTTTAGCCAAACAATACCTGCAATTAAAAAGAGATGACCTGCATTTTCATCCTCACAGAAAAAAAGCTATTTTAAAGATTCACTCTTTGATAAATAAACTAAATTCTGAATTTTCTGATCTATTAAAATATCCAGATAACAATAAAATAAAAGACCTTATTAAAAGGTCTGAACATATTAATCAAACCCTGCAGTTTAATAAAAAAAAGGAAAATACCATGGAAATTCATATTTATTTTAGAATAATGGAGAAATTAAGAAGGATAAACAGACATCTGCTATTTATAATGAGATCCGTTGAAAAATATAACAATCTTTAAAATTAATTGCGGCTCTTCTATCTAAGAACAACTTTATAATTATCAGTTAAATTTTACCAATAGCTTCGTTTGGAATAACGTAAAAATGGAGTATACTCAGATTATTAAATAAAAAAAACGAGGTGATATTGTGGAACTAAAAAAAGAACTTGGATACATGGATGTATTTAGTATTTCATCTGGAGCGATGATAAGTTCAGGAATATTTATATTGCCTGGAATAGCCTTTAGTAAGGCAGGGCCAATGATGATTTTTGGTTATATATTAGGTGGTTTAATTGCTTTTACAGGAATATTATCTATTATTGAACTTACCACTGCTATGCCAAAAGCCGGCGGGGATTATTTTTTTATTGTGAGAACCTTGGGCCCTCTCATAGGTACCATATCTGGAGTCCTCAGCTGGTTTGCAATCTGCTTGAAAACCGCTTTTGCAATCTTTGGTATAGCAGGAGTTATCGGCGGAGTTATCTATGGAAGTAACCTGGATCACCAGACTCTGGTTTTTATATCGGCTATTGTTACCTCTATTTTTTTATTCTTAAATATTATAGGAGTAGAAATCGCCAGTACCTTTGAGGTTATTTTAGTTGCAGGCTTACTCCTATTAATGGGACTCTTTATAGCCGTTGGAATGTTTAATATCAATATTGATTTTTTT includes these proteins:
- a CDS encoding class I SAM-dependent methyltransferase, whose amino-acid sequence is MSDFNERAKDWDTESKIERSNAIAKSIKNNIKLKKNMNILDFGCGTGLLIFPLIEEVGAVHGIDLASNMLDILNEKGKNHKNLTTELTGIFDITSTFDLIMSSMVMHHIEDISKLAKKLYDSLNPNGMIAIADLMEEDGSFHDSLDGIYALGFSNEFLEKIFKGAGFKEIKIVENIFIMEKNNKNYPLFLLVGKK
- a CDS encoding AMP-binding protein, with the translated sequence MKFIISRDKPALIYKGTEITYKELVRRILYYSDMLKLEHPEDKVLVFLENRPEIAYAVFSIWEKKGISINVDAGSSAAEIAYFLTDAQPKYLYTSNKNLEVAAEALKISGLDIPIINLDEVKVPENFIGKKDYIEAPVGDRTVLLLYTSGTTGDPKGVMLTMDNLLSNIDNIAKVGLYREVDRILALLPMHHVLPLMGNLILPIKIGGTVIILDDLSSAAIKGALQEYKITLFIGVPRLWEMFHKGIMEKINANFIPRTLFKIVSKTNNIELGRKIFKKVQDGFGGHMHIMVSGGAKIDPQIVKDFNTLGFRMLEGYGLTETSPILTFNRYDDIRPGSCGGALPGIELKIADDGEIIARGKNVMKGYYNKPEATAEVIDKDGWFHTGDLGEIKDSYLYIIGRKKEMIVLPNGKNINPQDIENSIMKKTNLISELAVTEHKSHLVAIVYPNFAVIEQEGIKNISEAIKWNVIDPYNIEAPSYRKILDIKIVQEELPKTRLGKLRRFKLKDLLEDKKRVVEKITEPTTKEYLILKKFIENLKGVSSTPKDHFELDLGMDSLDFVELLSFVGNTFNIIIMEEELSQYPTLFDLSKFLHDKGVEITEKENDWSKILNKDIDVFIPKSSAALKFAKCILTPFFKGYIKINKSGLDNITNQPAIFIGNHQSFLDGFILNTAMNKKILENTYYLAISKHFNGSLKKWGADHGNIILLDLDNNLSETLQTAAMVLRQGKNLVIFPEGARSRDGEMAEFKKAFAILSKTLNIPVQPFVIDGAYKSMPIGSKFPKPTNVDLAFLPPLYPKDLEIDEIVKNSENLVKKYLEKN
- a CDS encoding HNH endonuclease; the encoded protein is MKHLFEHRCFNCGSKKNLQIDHHMPLSLGYGLKIGDMYNAVLLCKRCNNQKSSLLPTKFYTPSQLKILETVYDISTHKNKYTDNYKNIDIENIIDLYEKSLKDKALLYLDYLDYLWNQKKTSKYRLKKGNFYKVYYTNEQRLQTICGKIKYNFLLGKLDIDSRKVRLRDIKGVILWRCH
- a CDS encoding alanine:cation symporter family protein; the encoded protein is MESFINQLNGIIWSPLLVYLCLGAGLFFTLKIGGAQFFMVKEMIRLLLGKDVKPGERSKDSISGFEAMCMSVSGRVGTGNIAGVATAIALGGPGSIFWLWVISLLGAASSYVESTLGQLYKEQIEGGYRGGPAYYFKKGFLGGKAWYGNLFAVVTVAGMSLFMPSVQSNVIAGSMQTATGIPTWVTGLAIVTLLSIIIFGGAKRIAKFAGVVVPFMAIAYIIVALIVLALNAGDIVPSLVLIVRSAFGQEEAFAGIVGSAVMWGVKRGIYSNEAGQGTGPASAAAADTSHPAKQGLIQAFSIYIDSVFVCTATALMIIITGAYKVFSPTGKEIYSGFGSSAEMTASTIGPLNTTAALDAGIGYGAYIVAIAIMFFAFTTILAYFWNGDSAAVYLFGDEASGKKIRKILTIVFLGFTFLGTIMSGGMAWTLGDIGVGMMAWVNIVGILVMYKPTIICLKDYKARMKNGTQDDWDFNPNEIGIQGSFKLWDDIRIEGRDLEPAEVELEIS
- a CDS encoding M48 family metallopeptidase, which gives rise to MIKKYKIVIGNKERELSIIKKKKKNISLQVKPSMEIILSIPIRISYSYGLKLIETKSAWIEEKLEKYASVLDNSGIYYLGKLYSLKREKSEVPIKIMGQDIIFNDSEEFDFHLNEWYHQKIKRILEGYLEKYTKLMKLYPKKIKIKPLKSAWGICYSSGTITFNLNLVKIPLNIIEYLVVHELGHLKHPNHSKEYWEYIGKYIEDPKSHRRWLRKNGYKFI
- a CDS encoding Na/Pi cotransporter family protein — encoded protein: MEMSLKILFNTIGGLSIFLYGMFRMSDSIQKLAGQKLRNIINSMTSNRIMGLGVGATITAIIQSSSITTVMVVGFVNANLMTLRQAIGIILGADIGTTITGWLLVLKIGKYGLPIAGIGIFLFLFHRSSRWKQRGNLILGIGMIFFGLELMKLGIRPLKDLPAFIELFSKFEASNFQGVILSAVMGAFLTAILQSSSATVGITMAMASQGLLSPNSAVALVLGENIGTTITAFLASLTGSTSAKKAAYAHISIKIIGVSIIIPLFFFYVRFIASIASPEEDIVKYIAISHTLFNVFIALLFLPFTTKLEKLLNYIIPESQQNLNLEIDDDNLAKVPFIVLEKSKLLISRMNDIYSQAFHDFGILISNDFEKCDRCVDGLFKAEQELDEIQIIITDSLTSVLRHSDSNKSVLEVRYHLELADFYESLGDYEASLAKQYLQLKRDDLHFHPHRKKAILKIHSLINKLNSEFSDLLKYPDNNKIKDLIKRSEHINQTLQFNKKKENTMEIHIYFRIMEKLRRINRHLLFIMRSVEKYNNL